One Tolypothrix bouteillei VB521301 DNA window includes the following coding sequences:
- a CDS encoding TldD/PmbA family protein, protein MEPQKLPQYSLAEQLLELSVKSGAEAAEVYQSLSLSRPVFFEANRLKQLETSQSEGTALRLWQNGRPGLAVAYGPVEPQALVERALALSQLNQQEIVELNGNYQPFYPDLGKSVSVEKLVEWGKEAIALIREHYPDVVCTGDWECDVETTRLVNTRGLDCHYTDTTLSCYIEAEWVRGDDFLSVADGEIKRNNLQPEKVAQQILQRLAWAKKNVPSPNGRVPVLFTSKAADMLWSTVQAALNGKRVLEKASPWGGRMGTLVVSPSLTLYQDPEAGPYSCPFDDEGTPTQPLVFIENGVLQNFYSDRTTGRQLGMPSTGNSFRPGLNSYPTPGLFNFLIQPGSGTLQELIQHLDRGLIVDQMLGGNTEMSGDFSINVDLGYLVQKGEVIGRIKDTMVAGNVYTVLKQLMELGSDAEWNGSCYTPSLIVEDLSSTGKQ, encoded by the coding sequence ATGGAGCCTCAAAAATTACCTCAATATTCACTAGCAGAGCAATTGCTTGAACTTTCGGTAAAATCAGGAGCAGAAGCAGCCGAGGTGTATCAGTCACTGTCGCTGTCTCGACCCGTGTTTTTTGAAGCCAATCGCCTCAAGCAGTTAGAAACCAGCCAATCAGAAGGTACAGCACTGCGGTTGTGGCAAAACGGGCGTCCGGGGTTAGCAGTAGCTTACGGTCCGGTAGAACCACAAGCATTGGTAGAACGTGCTTTAGCCCTCAGTCAATTAAACCAACAAGAAATAGTAGAATTAAATGGTAACTATCAGCCTTTCTATCCAGATTTAGGGAAAAGCGTCTCTGTAGAAAAGTTGGTAGAATGGGGTAAAGAAGCGATCGCACTCATTCGCGAGCATTACCCAGATGTCGTTTGTACCGGTGACTGGGAATGCGATGTAGAAACAACCAGACTCGTTAACACCAGAGGTTTAGATTGTCACTATACGGATACAACTCTCAGTTGTTACATAGAAGCAGAATGGGTACGCGGTGACGATTTCTTAAGCGTTGCTGATGGTGAAATAAAACGCAATAACCTACAGCCTGAAAAAGTGGCTCAGCAAATTTTACAACGATTGGCTTGGGCAAAAAAAAATGTCCCATCCCCTAACGGTCGCGTTCCAGTTTTGTTCACATCCAAAGCTGCAGATATGCTTTGGAGTACCGTACAAGCGGCTTTAAATGGCAAAAGAGTCTTGGAAAAAGCTTCTCCTTGGGGAGGTCGTATGGGGACATTAGTCGTTTCTCCAAGTTTAACCCTCTACCAAGACCCCGAAGCAGGACCCTACAGCTGTCCGTTTGATGATGAAGGGACTCCAACTCAGCCTTTAGTCTTTATAGAAAATGGCGTCCTACAGAATTTTTACAGCGATCGCACAACAGGACGTCAATTAGGAATGCCCTCTACTGGTAATAGTTTTCGTCCTGGATTAAATAGCTACCCCACTCCTGGTTTATTCAATTTCCTCATTCAACCCGGTTCGGGAACCTTACAAGAGCTAATTCAACATTTGGATCGGGGATTGATCGTGGATCAAATGCTAGGTGGAAATACTGAGATGTCAGGAGACTTTTCTATTAATGTTGATTTGGGTTACCTCGTTCAAAAGGGTGAAGTGATCGGACGCATTAAGGATACGATGGTCGCAGGAAACGTTTATACAGTTCTCAAACAATTGATGGAACTGGGTAGTGACGCTGAGTGGAATGGTTCCTGTTACACCCCATCTTTAATAGTGGAAGATCTCTCGAGCACGGGGAAACAGTGA
- a CDS encoding Tab2/Atab2 family RNA-binding protein, translated as MGSIWELDFYSRPILDENQKKLWEVLVCESPLDTRTKVDSVFRFTKYCPSTEVNSVWLRTAIEEAIEKAGVSPKRIRFFRRQMNNMITKACKDLGIPAQPSRRTLLLNQWLQQRMEEVYPQEPGYQAGTNPSVRLDNPLPQRLPDALEGQQWNFVNLQGADFADMHEWEIGFREAFPLELAQVSPETRIPGILIFSPRALPLAAWMSGLELAWLKFDNTQGARLVLETGATESWILANIKNDQTLATAKAFEAAKQKANGLHFIAVQSNPQEESFAGFWLLQEVNLP; from the coding sequence ATGGGCAGTATTTGGGAACTCGATTTTTACTCACGTCCAATACTGGACGAAAATCAAAAAAAACTTTGGGAAGTCTTGGTATGCGAAAGCCCGTTAGATACGCGCACCAAAGTCGATTCTGTTTTTCGCTTTACCAAGTATTGCCCCAGTACTGAAGTGAATTCAGTATGGTTGCGGACGGCGATCGAAGAAGCCATTGAGAAAGCTGGTGTTTCTCCAAAAAGAATCCGCTTTTTCCGCCGTCAAATGAACAATATGATTACAAAAGCCTGCAAGGACCTTGGCATTCCCGCACAACCAAGCCGCCGGACTCTGCTGCTGAACCAATGGCTGCAACAGAGGATGGAAGAAGTTTATCCCCAAGAACCAGGGTATCAAGCAGGAACAAATCCCTCAGTGCGTTTGGACAATCCCTTACCTCAACGGTTACCAGATGCTTTGGAAGGACAGCAGTGGAATTTTGTCAACTTACAGGGTGCAGATTTTGCCGATATGCACGAGTGGGAAATTGGTTTTAGGGAAGCATTTCCTCTAGAACTCGCGCAAGTTTCCCCGGAAACCCGTATTCCCGGTATTTTAATTTTCTCACCTAGAGCATTACCCCTAGCAGCGTGGATGTCTGGCTTGGAGTTGGCGTGGTTGAAATTCGACAACACTCAAGGAGCAAGATTAGTTTTGGAAACGGGTGCTACTGAAAGCTGGATTTTGGCAAATATCAAAAATGACCAAACTTTAGCAACAGCCAAAGCTTTTGAAGCCGCAAAGCAGAAAGCCAACGGATTGCATTTTATAGCAGTGCAGTCCAATCCGCAAGAAGAATCTTTTGCTGGATTTTGGCTTTTACAAGAGGTCAATCTGCCGTAA
- a CDS encoding acyltransferase family protein has translation MPQLLDKLNEKRLRFDYLDGLRGLASLYVVLVHIEPSIGGQLPLFWLFLGRAMKYGAFSVVIFIALSGYVLMLPVARSESGYISGTLINYVKRRARRILPPYYVALFMCLLLAGAIFLLENFTSFQWHKEAGIGPFSPNFSFIDVLSHLLLVHNLDANTYMTINPPMWTVATEWQIYFLFPLLLLPVWRRFGLLSVVIIAFAIGITPIYLLNGLFESANPWFIGIFTLGMAAADIGFSQKPKLVTMRSSLPWGWLTVTFACIAFLTEWRKLELHIWIGQTFFGLAAACLFIYCTKFLMQGKQLPFVLRFLQHPWAIALGTFSYSLYLTHGPVLVFVRYFLFYLPISPELFAAASYIVGVAMSLITAYLFYWAFERPFMSGFMKKHQLKDTFM, from the coding sequence ATGCCTCAACTTCTAGATAAATTGAATGAGAAAAGACTCCGTTTTGATTACTTAGACGGATTGCGTGGGCTTGCATCTCTGTATGTCGTCCTTGTCCACATTGAACCATCAATTGGAGGACAACTGCCTCTATTCTGGCTATTTCTAGGAAGAGCGATGAAATACGGTGCATTTAGTGTTGTAATTTTCATTGCTCTTTCAGGTTACGTTTTAATGCTGCCGGTAGCTCGTTCTGAAAGCGGTTATATATCAGGAACTTTAATTAATTATGTTAAGAGACGAGCACGGCGAATTCTACCACCTTACTATGTGGCTCTATTTATGTGTCTGCTACTAGCAGGAGCTATCTTCTTATTAGAAAACTTCACAAGTTTTCAGTGGCACAAAGAGGCTGGAATCGGACCATTCTCTCCTAACTTTTCTTTTATTGATGTTTTATCTCACCTGCTACTTGTTCACAATCTTGACGCCAACACGTACATGACGATAAACCCACCTATGTGGACTGTAGCAACAGAATGGCAGATATACTTTTTGTTTCCGCTATTGTTACTGCCTGTTTGGCGACGGTTCGGATTGTTATCAGTCGTGATTATCGCCTTTGCAATTGGCATAACACCAATCTATTTACTCAATGGATTATTTGAATCAGCAAATCCTTGGTTTATTGGTATTTTTACCTTAGGAATGGCAGCTGCAGATATTGGATTTTCTCAAAAACCCAAGCTAGTCACTATGAGAAGTTCCCTACCGTGGGGTTGGTTGACTGTTACCTTCGCTTGTATTGCCTTTTTAACTGAGTGGCGAAAACTGGAATTACATATATGGATTGGTCAGACTTTTTTTGGTCTTGCTGCTGCTTGTCTATTTATTTATTGCACCAAGTTTTTAATGCAGGGTAAACAGCTTCCTTTTGTGCTGCGTTTTTTACAACATCCTTGGGCGATCGCACTTGGGACTTTTTCGTATAGCCTATATCTTACTCACGGACCCGTCTTAGTATTCGTGCGTTACTTTTTGTTTTATCTGCCAATTTCTCCAGAGCTATTTGCAGCTGCATCATACATAGTAGGTGTGGCAATGTCATTAATAACTGCTTATTTATTTTACTGGGCTTTTGAGCGACCATTTATGTCTGGTTTTATGAAAAAACACCAATTAAAAGATACATTTATGTGA
- a CDS encoding acyltransferase family protein, which produces MKTTIETYPEKKIRLSFLDGIRGLAALYVVLCHILPHQAENLPLWINLPTKLIRYGSFSVAVFIVLSGYCLMLPVTRSHTGYIPGSLFDYFKRRARRILPPFYATIVLCCAVALVILTLEKFTTFQWLEMEYDWFSPHFSFVSVILHFLVIYNFVPGTDVFIMNVPLWSVALEWQIYFLFPIIFLPILRRWGLLFVITIAFLIGLTPHYLFNGYMDVSRPWFVGSFTIGMTASEIAFSQKPQLIKLRQSLPWARLATIFTAVAVITHWKKLGVDAWIFETFASIAAACLIIYCTKIVVEGKTLPPIVQLFEHPWAIALSKFSYSLYLTHGLVQTLVRHWLITLKMSPVTFTATLYVTSVGLSLLFAYFFHLLFERPFTSNPLKGYKIKHI; this is translated from the coding sequence ATGAAGACAACTATAGAAACATATCCTGAGAAAAAAATACGTCTTTCTTTCTTAGATGGAATACGTGGTTTAGCAGCATTATATGTCGTACTTTGTCATATTTTGCCGCACCAAGCAGAGAACTTACCTCTGTGGATAAATTTACCAACAAAACTAATACGATATGGTTCTTTTAGCGTTGCAGTTTTCATTGTACTTTCTGGCTACTGTTTAATGCTGCCAGTCACGCGCTCTCACACAGGTTATATTCCAGGAAGTCTATTCGATTATTTTAAAAGAAGAGCGCGAAGAATTTTACCACCTTTCTACGCAACAATTGTTTTATGCTGTGCAGTTGCTTTAGTTATATTAACTTTGGAAAAGTTTACTACTTTCCAATGGCTTGAAATGGAATACGATTGGTTTTCCCCTCACTTTTCCTTTGTCAGTGTGATTTTGCATTTTCTAGTTATTTATAATTTTGTTCCTGGAACGGATGTTTTTATTATGAATGTGCCATTATGGAGTGTAGCTTTAGAATGGCAAATTTACTTTTTATTTCCTATTATTTTTCTTCCTATATTGCGGCGCTGGGGTTTATTATTTGTCATTACAATCGCCTTTTTAATTGGGCTAACGCCTCACTATTTATTCAATGGTTATATGGATGTCAGCCGCCCTTGGTTTGTTGGTTCATTTACTATTGGAATGACAGCATCAGAAATTGCATTTTCGCAAAAACCACAACTGATAAAACTCAGACAATCTTTGCCATGGGCTAGGTTAGCCACAATTTTTACGGCTGTTGCTGTCATCACTCATTGGAAAAAACTAGGTGTAGATGCTTGGATTTTCGAGACTTTTGCTAGTATCGCAGCTGCTTGTTTGATAATCTACTGTACTAAAATTGTGGTTGAGGGGAAAACACTACCTCCAATCGTGCAGCTATTTGAGCATCCTTGGGCGATCGCACTCTCAAAATTTTCTTATAGTTTGTATCTTACTCACGGACTAGTACAAACGTTGGTAAGACACTGGCTTATTACCCTAAAAATGTCTCCAGTCACGTTTACCGCAACATTATACGTAACAAGTGTGGGGCTATCGTTACTATTTGCATACTTTTTTCATCTACTCTTTGAACGACCATTCACGTCTAATCCTTTAAAAGGATACAAAATCAAACACATATAA